One Helianthus annuus cultivar XRQ/B chromosome 12, HanXRQr2.0-SUNRISE, whole genome shotgun sequence genomic region harbors:
- the LOC110895571 gene encoding copper-transporting ATPase RAN1, producing the protein MAPTFKDLQLTGIGGRDSTAIDVADDDLEDVRLLDSYDDVYAKSSEESGMKRIQVKVTGMTCAACSTSVEGALMSLNGVVSASVALLQHKADVLFDPNLVKEDDVKNAIEDAGFEAEILKEQNTNRTKPQGGTLVGQFTIGGMTCAACVNSVEGILRKLNGVSRAVVSLPTSLGEVEYDPLIISKEEIVNAIEDAGFDASFVQSSEHDKIIFGVVGVMSELDAQTLEGILCNLKGVKQFGFSRLSKELDVLFDTEILGPRSLVDAIVRESSGRFQLHVKNPFTRMVSQDEEESSKMYRLFTSSLLLSFPIFLMRFICPHIPLLYALLLKRCGPFQMGDWLNWILVTLVQFVIGKRFYIAAFRALRNGSTNMDVLVALGTTAAYVYSVYALLYGAITGFWSPTYFETSAMLITFVLLGKYLESLAKGKTSDAIKKLVELVPATALLLVKDKGGKNVGEREIDALLIQPGDVLKVLPGTKVPVDGHVVWGSSYVNESMVTGESAPVLKEVDSLVIGGTINFHGLLHVQATKIGSDTVLSQIISLVETAQMSKAPIQKFADYVASIFVPTVVGLSFLTFLAWYISGYLGAYSDEWLPVNGNHFDFALMFAISVVVIACPCALGLATPTAVMVATGVGANNGVLIKGGEALERAQKVQYVIFDKTGTLTQGKATVTTVKVFTEMDRGDFLRLLASAEASSEHPLAKAILEYTRHFQFFEASKDSEHQNDGSAMSAWLLDVFDFHAVPGRGVQCLIDGKPILVGNRSLLTENGIEIPTHVENFVVDLEENAKTGILVAYDSELIGAVGVADPLKREAAVVVEGLKKMGVRPIMVTGDNWRTARAVAKEVDIQDIRAEVMPAGKADVIRSFQKDGSIVAMVGDGINDSPALAAADVGIAIGAGTDIAIEAADYVLMKNNLEDVITAIDLSRKTFTRIRLNYVFAMAYNVISIPIAAGVLFPWLRLKLPPWVAGACMALSSVSVVCSSLLLRRYRKPRLTTILEITVE; encoded by the exons ATGGCGCCGACGTTCAAAGACCTCCAACTGACCGGAATTGGGGGCCGTGATTCAACAGCGATCGATGTAGCTGACGACGATCTCGAGGACGTTAGGCTGCTGGATTCATACGACGACGTTTATGCCAAAAGTAGCGAGGAATCCGGCATGAAGCGAATTCAGGTCAAAGTTACCGGGATGACGTGTGCAGCCTGTTCCACTTCTGTTGAAGGAGCTCTCATGAGCTTAAACGGCGTCGTTAGTGCCTCTGTTGCTCTCTTGCAGCATAAAGCTGATGTCCTTTTTGATCCCAATTTGGTCAAG GAAGATGATGTTAAGAATGCAATAGAAgatgcaggatttgaagcagagATTCTAAAAGAACAGAATACTAACCGTACAAAACCGCAAGGAGGAACTCTAGTGGGCCAGTTCACTATTGGCGGGATGACATGTGCAGCTTGTGTTAATTCGGTTGAAGGTATCTTAAGAAAGCTTAACGGTGTAAGCCGAGCCGTTGTTTCTCTACCAACTTCATTAGGGGAAGTGGAATATGATCCTTTAATAATAAGCAAAGAGGAAATTGTCAATGCAATTGAAGATGCTGGTTTTGATGCCTCGTTTGTACAGAGCAGTGAGCACGATAAAATTATATTCGGAGTTGTTGGTGTAATGAGCGAATTGGATGCACAAACATTGGAAGGCATACTTTGCAATTTGAAAGGAGTTAAACAATTCGGTTTCAGTAGGTTATCAAAAGAATTAGACGTTCTTTTTGATACCGAGATTCTTGGTCCTAGATCTTTAGTTGATGCAATTGTTAGAGAAAGTTCCGGAAGGTTTCAGTTGCATGTAAAGAATCCGTTTACAAGAATGGTATCTCAAGATGAGGAAGAATCATCCAAAATGTATAGGCTGTTTACATCCAGTCTTCTTCTCAGT TTTCCAATATTTCTTATGCGATTCATATGTCCTCACATACCTCTTCTCTACGCCTTACTGCTCAAACGATGCGGGCCCTTCCAAATGGGTGATTGGTTGAACTGGATATTAGTTACCCTTGTACAATTCGTTATTGGAAAGCGTTTTTATATTGCAGCTTTCCGAGCATTACGTAACGGGTCAACAAATATGGATGTACTGGTGGCACTGGGTACGACAGCTGCGTATGTGTACTCTGTGTATGCACTTTTATACGGTGCAATTACTGGATTTTGGTCTCCAACTTACTTTGAAACTAGTGCTATGTTAATAACCTTTGTGTTGCTGGGAAAGTATTTGGAATCTCTCGCAAAAGGAAAAACATCAGACGCTATAAAGAAGCTTGTGGAACTTGTGCCCGCTACAGCTTTGCTACTTGTTAAAGACAAAG GTGGCAAGAATGTTGGAGAAAGGGAAATAGATGCATTGCTGATTCAGCCTGGTGATGTATTAAAAGTTCTTCCTGGTACGAAGGTTCCTGTTGATGGTCATGTTGTTTGGGGTTCAAGTTATGTGAATGAAAGTATGGTTACCGGAGAATCTGCACCGGTTTTGAAGGAGGTTGATTCATTGGTGATCGGAGGTACAATCAATTTTCATGGTTTACTCCATGTTCAGGCTACGAAAATCGGTTCTGACACGGTTTTGAGCCAGATTATCTCTCTGGTTGAGACAGCACAAATGTCGAAAGCACCTATTCAAAAATTTGCTGATTAT GTTGCAAGCATCTTCGTCCCCACAGTTGTTGGTTTGTCATTTTTGACATTTCTTGCTTG GTATATTAGTGGGTACCTTGGAGCTTACTCAGACGAATGGTTGCCTGTAAATGGAAACCACTTTGATTTTGCTCTTATGTTTGCAATATCGGTTGTTGTAATTGCATGCCCATGTGCACTTGGTTTGGCCACCCCGACAGCAGTCATGGTTGCAACAGGGGTTGGAGCCAATAATGGTGTTCTTATCAAAGGTGGAGAGGCGTTAGAGCGTGCCCAAAAGGTCCAGTATGTAATTTTTGATAAAACGGGAACTTTAACTCAAGGTAAAGCCACAGTGACCACTGTCAAAGTATTCACAGAAATGGACCGTGGAGATTTCCTCAGATTGTTAGCTTCTGCTGAG GCAAGTAGTGAACATCCACTAGCAAAAGCGATACTTGAATACACACGCCATTTTCAATTCTTTGAGGCTAGCAAAGATTCTGAACATCAAAATGACGGTTCAGCAATGTCCGCTTGGCTTCTCGATGTGTTCGATTTCCATGCAGTTCCTGGAAGAGGTGTTCAGTGTCTTATTGATGGCAAACCGATTTTG GTTGGTAACAGAAGTTTGCTGACTGAAAACGGGATAGAGATTCCAACTCATGTTGAAAACTTTGTGGTGGATTTAGAAGAAAACGCAAAAACGGGTATACTGGTGGCGTACGATTCTGAACTAATTGGTGCGGTGGGGGTGGCAGATCCGTTAAAACGAGAAGCAGCTGTGGTTGTTGAAGGCCTCAAAAAAATGGGTGTCCGGCCCATTATGGTCACCGGAGATAACTGGCGGACTGCCAGAGCAGTTGCAAAAGAG GTGGATATTCAAGACATACGGGCGGAGGTAATGCCAGCTGGAAAAGCTGATGTCATCCGTTCATTTCAAAAAGACGGTAGCATTGTTGCAATGGTAGGAGATGGCATCAACGACTCTCCGGCCTTGGCGGCAGCCGATGTCGGTATTGCAATTGGGGCAGGTACCGATATTGCAATAGAGGCGGCTgattatgtcttaatgaaaaacaaTTTAGAAGATGTGATCACAGCCATTGATCTTTCAAGAAAGACGTTCACTCGTATTAGACTTAATTACGTTTTTGCCATGGCGTATAACGTAATTTCTATTCCGATTGCTGCTGGTGTTTTGTTTCCATGGTTACGGTTGAAGTTGCCACCATGGGTCGCGGGTGCATGCATGGCTCTGTCTTCTGTTAGTGTAGTATGCTCTTCGTTGCTTCTGCGCAGATATAGAAAACCGAGACTTACAACGATATTGGAAATAACTGTAGAGTAG